The following proteins are co-located in the Dehalococcoides mccartyi 195 genome:
- a CDS encoding riboflavin synthase, with product MFTGIVEELGFLKARNPAYLHIGAKLVLESLKVGDSIAVNGVCLTVTSFDSSSFHADIMPETLRLSNLGKLSSDSPLNLERALTLNSRMGGHLVQGHVDGTARLVSSVPDGSARLLTFETDQDLTRYMVHKGFVAVNGVSLTITDLQAKRFSISLVNLSGKSTNLGLLKPGDTVNIETDIIGKYVEKLCRTERGISPEFLAENGF from the coding sequence GTGTTTACAGGCATAGTTGAGGAACTTGGCTTTTTAAAAGCCCGAAACCCCGCTTATTTGCACATTGGGGCAAAGCTGGTGCTGGAATCACTGAAAGTGGGTGACAGCATAGCGGTCAATGGCGTCTGTCTGACAGTTACCAGTTTTGACAGTTCTTCTTTTCATGCGGATATCATGCCCGAAACCCTGCGTCTTTCCAATCTGGGCAAACTGTCTTCTGATTCACCTCTAAATCTGGAACGGGCACTTACTCTAAACAGCCGAATGGGCGGGCATCTGGTGCAGGGGCACGTAGACGGCACTGCCAGGTTAGTTTCCTCCGTACCTGACGGCAGCGCCCGCCTGCTTACCTTTGAAACAGACCAAGACCTTACCCGTTATATGGTTCATAAGGGATTTGTGGCGGTCAACGGGGTCAGTTTAACTATTACAGATTTACAGGCAAAGCGTTTTTCCATTTCGCTGGTGAACCTGAGCGGCAAATCAACTAATCTGGGTCTGCTAAAGCCGGGGGATACGGTAAACATAGAAACTGATATAATAGGTAAATACGTGGAGAAACTGTGCCGGACAGAACGGGGCATAAGCCCGGAGTTTCTGGCCGAAAACGGTTTTTAA